The sequence below is a genomic window from Dyadobacter chenwenxiniae.
CAGCTGGCTGGGGCTTTTTACGGGCATATTCCTGATCCTTCTCGGGCTGAGCGGCTCCGTTCTGGTTTTCAGGACGGAGCTGGACCATTTCTTCAACCGGGACCTGCTCCATGTTTCTTCCGAAAATCCCCTTCCGAATGACGCGTTAAAGCGTTGCTACGATCAGATTACAAGCCGATATCCCAATCTGGATGGCATTGCCTGGGTCAATCCCGATGACGGGCCGGATGAGGCTTATAATTTTAGAATGTATTTCAACGACACCCGTTTGATGACATATGATCTGGCGCTGATCTCCTTCAATCCTTACACGGGTGCCATCCTACGCGAGGGACCTGCGACCCAGTTTACGCCCAGCTTCATTGAATGGCTGTTCCAGTTTCATTTCAGCTTTCAACTGGGCATGCCGGGTGCTGCATTAACGGCCATTTTTGGCATTACCATGTTGTTTTCGCTGCTTTCTGGTGCGGTTGTGTATCGGAAAATGTTGTGGAAAGTCGTGACATTCAAAGCAAATATCAATCGTAAGAACTGGCGGACTATCAGCTCGGACCTGCACCGGATCATTGGTGTGTGGTCTTTGGTTTTAAATGCCGTAATTTTCTTTACCGGATTTTGGATGAACCTGTTTGCCTTCAAACCTAAAACGTGGCAGAACGAGCGGGTCGCCACGAAACCAAACACACACATTGCCATCTCGCCCGACGAGATGTATGCGAAGGCGCTCGCGGCCATGCCGGATTTGGAACCTACGTCTGTATATTTGCCCACGCAACCTGAGCGCAGGTTTGAGGTCAGAGGTTATACCAAAGGTCAGCCTAAACTATGGGGCATCGGAAATGCTGTGCGGATGGATCAGCAAACCGGGGACCTTATTGAAATCAGCCGGTTGAGCGAAAAGCCGCTTGGAGAACGTGTGGAAGCAACTTTCTTCCCCTTACACGTGGGTAATTTTGGCGGGCTTGCGGTCAAAATGCTATATGTTCTCATTGGGCTAACGCCCGGACTTTTAGCCATTACCGGTTTTTTGCTCTGGTGGAGAGGGGTGAAGAAGCCGCAGACGCGTCTCGGTGACCGGGCAAACCGGTGAAGGAACAATTTTAATATTCAGGAAAGATATGATAGAAAGCAGCAACATTAAGGCTTACGGCACGGAAGCGGCTGACGCCCCATTGAACCAACTGGGTATTAATCGCAGAAAACCCACTGCGCACGATGTAGAAATCGACATTCTCTATTGCGGAGTCTGCCACTCTGATTTGCATACAGCAAAAAATGAATGGCACGGCACCCAGTATCCCTGCGTACCGGGGCACGAGATCGTGGGCAAAATTGTCCGCGTTGGTGACCATGTGAGTAAATTTAAAGTAGGCGATCTGGTAGGCGTGGGCTGCCTTGTGGATTCCTGCCGCGAATGCCAGTATTGCCAGGATGGCTTGGAGCAGTTTTGTGAACCGGGCTCGACCCAAACCTATAATTCGCCGGACAAGTATCTGGATACGCCCACATTTGGAGGCTATTCGGAAAGTGTGGTTGTGGATGAAAACTTCGTGTTACGCATTCCCGAGAACCTTGATCCTGCCGCAACAGCGCCTCTATTGTGTGCTGGCATTACCACATACTCACCGTTAAGGCACTGGAATGTTGGTCCGGGCAAAAAGATCGGGGTTGTGGGCATTGGCGGACTCGGGCATATGGGCATTAAAATCGCAAAAGCCATGGGTGCGGAAGTGGTTGCCTTTACCACGTCGGAATCCAAATTCGGAGAAGCAAAGCGGCTGGGTGCTGATGAAGTCGTGTTGTCCAGGGACGAGGAGCAAATGGCTGCTTACCGCGGCAAACTTCACTTTATTCTGGATGCAGTTTCGGCAGAGCACGACATCAATGCTTATCTGAACCTGCTTCGCGTAGATGGCTCGCTGGCATTGGTAGGCGCTCCCGAACATCCGCTGCCCGTTGCCGCGTTTAGTGTGATCATGGGACGTAAAAGCTTTGCCGGCTCCATGATCGGCGGCATTGCAGAAACACAGGAAATGCTGGACTTTTGCGGAGAACACAACATAGTAGCCGACATAGAAATGATTGATATGCAATACATTAACGACGCTTATGAACGCCTGCTGAAAGGCGACGTGAAATATCGTTTTGTAATTGACATGGCATCGCTTAAAGGCAATCGTCAGGCGGTTTAACACATTTTAGTTTGCCAGTCAAAACTAAGACAAACAAAAAAAGGCCATTCAATGGCCTTTTTTTATACACTTACGGGCAACATTAACATTCCGATGACGACGCGATTATGCCTGAGGACCGATGTTTACCTTTTCTAAATCCGCTCTTGCCGGGCCGGTCAGTACAACCCCTTCGGTGTCAAAACGTGCACCATGGCATGGGCAATCCCAGGTTTTTTCTGAATTATTCCAGTTAACAATGCATTTTGTATGCGTGCATACCGGGTTCAACGCGTGAATCTTTCCGTGCGGATCCTTGTAAATCGCCAATTTCTGGTCTTTGTACGTCACGATTTCTCCTGAGCCCACAGGGATTTCCGACACAGATTCTATCTCTTCAAGCCCAAAACGGTCGCCAATAAAGCGGCCTATCACATCAGCATTTTCCTTTATTGTCTCCATGAAACCGGCAATTGGTTTAACACGGCCGGGGTTGAACAAGCTTTCATAGGTGCTTTGCCCTTTTAATATCAGATCGCTGAGCACTATTGCAGATACTGTGCCCAAGATCATTCCGTTACCATTGAAGCCCGTTGCGGTGTAAATGCCATTGGAAGCGCCGGGTAAATGGCCGATATAAGGCAGGCCATCGGCGGGAACATAATATTGCGCAGACCATTGCGAGTGAATGCTCTTAACTTCATAACACCGTTTGGTATAATTGATGAGATCTGTAAACGACTGCTGCGGATCTCCATGTCCTGTTTTATGATCGTGCCCGCCTGCTATCAGATATTTCTGTCCGTCTATTTCGTGCGTCCGAAAGTAGTGATATGGGTCTTGCATATCGTAAACCAGCGCATCGGGATAGTTATCATCATTCAGTAAAGCGGCTATTACGTAACTGCGGTAAGGCGCATTTCTGAAATGGAGGACATTAACGCCGCCGGGGGGAATATGTGTGGCGTACACCACTGCTTTTGCCTTGATTTGCCTCTCGCCGGATTTTGCAATATGAAAGTCATCCTGTGATTCAATTTCTTCGATCCGGGTGTTCTCAAGAACAATTCCACCAAGGTCGGTAAATTGCTTTTGAAGACCCGTGATATATTTCAGCGGATGGAATTGTGCCTGCTTATCAAAAACCACGGCCTTTTGATAAGGAACCGGCGCAGGCGCATGATCGGCTATTTCCGCGGTAACACCCACGCGTAATGCGCTTTCAAACAGGTCTTTAAGTTCGTCAACTTCCTTGTCCGTCTCGGCATAGACGTAAGCGTTTTGCCAGCGGAAATCACAATCCAGGTTATACGTCCTGACGTTTGCAGCGATTAGTGCTACGGATTCAGCGATCGATTCGGCAAATTGTTTTGCTGCCTGTTTATCAAAAGCCTTTTCCACTTCCGCAAATGTCGTATCTGCAAATGTGTTAATGTGCGCGGTTGTGCCGCCAGTCGTGCCATAGCCCGGGTTATGCGCTTCCGCAATGACACATTTATGCCCAGCCTTTTGTAGCAGCAATGCCGTTGTTATCCCAGTAATACCGGCACCGACAATCAGCGTATCATAAATAACGGAAGGGTCCAATGCTCCATTCCAGTTCTCTTTTACCGCGCTTTTTTGCCATAAACTTTCATTGTGACCATCGCGGCCAATGCTTACGGCCTGGCTGCCATCGTTATTTTCTCCTGGATTTTTGTTGATGATATTTTCCATATTCAATTATTTTTTAGGCTTCAAATTGAAATAAAATCATACCAAACCAATGTCCGGCGCGATTCTGCTGGTACCCGGCGGTTACGGGTATAGTTTTTATTCACAAAGGCGGCGCTTACGAGAACCAATTCATTTCATCAACTTACAAACACGTTTTTATTATGAAAAAAATTAACTCAGGTTTTTATCCTGTTTTTAAATCGCTGATTTTCAGTGCGGTTATGCTTACGCTCGCGGTGAGTTGCGGCGACGATGACAGCTTTTGGGATGCCATGGTTCCTGAAACAGACGAGGAGCCGACGACTACACAAGTGGAGGGCTATGTTTTTTATCCCGCTGTGCAACCTGCAACCGAGGCTAATGTTGCTCAACTGAAAGTACCCGCTGGTTTTACGGTAAATAAATTTGCAGAAGGTGTAGGCAAACCAAGAATCCTGGTGGTGAACAGCAACGGGAACGTTTATGCATCCGACCGTGAAGCCGGTGTCGTGGTAATGCTTACAGATGCAAACGGAGATGGGATTGCAGAAGACAAAAAGACCGTAGCAACCCTCAAACAAGTTCATGGCCTTACCATTTACAACGGGAAAATGTACATGGTTACGGTCAGGGAAGTTTACGAAGCGGCCATGAATGCTGACGGAACTCTGGGGCAGCCCAAAATGCTGATCAACGATTTGCCGGACGGCGGCCAGCACCCCAACCGTACCATTGCTTTCGGGCCTGATAAAAAAATGTATATCACTGTGGGCAGCACCTGCAACTCGTGCGTAGAGCCGAATCCTGAACTGGCGACCATTCTTCGCGCAGAAGAAGATGGCAGTAACCGTAAGATTTTTGCCAGCGGATTGAGAAACACCATTGGTTTTGGCTGGCACCCGGAAACCAGCGAGTTATGGGGAATGGATCACGGCATCGACTGGCTGGGTGATGACGAACAAAAGGAGGAAGTGAACCAGATCAAGCAGAATGCGCATTACGGCTGGCCTTACATTTATGGAGAAGGAAAATACAACCCGGGCACAAGGCCAACGGGCGACACGACTTATCAGCAGTATTTGAAAAAAACAACATTGCCGTCGCTCACCTACCAGGCACATGCTGCGCCGATGAGCATGGCTTTTTATACCGGATCCATGTTTCCGGGCGAGTATAAAAACGACGCCTTTGTGGCCATGCGCGGGTCCTGGAACAGAAGCTCACCTGTGGGTTACCGCATTGTGCGCATGCATTTTGAGAGCGGTAAGCCCGTTCGTTTTGAAGATTTTGTAACGGGTTTTATTGTAAATAACAACCGTGCGCATTTCGGGCGTCTGGTTGGCGTAGCCATGCACAAGGATGGCTCACTGCTTTTCTCAGATGACACGAATGGCGTGATCTACCGGGTTGCATACAAATAATGTAGTTGATTTTCAGATTAATTAAAAAGGCAACCGGTGAGCACTGGTTGCCTTTTTACTGTTCGGCCCGCCGCTCTTTATCCCGTTAACTAAATTACCCGGCAGAACGGCCTCGCGTGCATTGCACAAGCTTTGGAAAAGCGATATTTTTATTCCTTTTAAACCATGAAAAAACTCATCCTGCTTTTTGCTTTGGCATTGGGCCTGGACGTGGCGGCGCAAAAGCCGGAATCCCCGCTTGGTCGCATTTGGCAGCAGAGCCTTCCCTTTATTACCAACTACTCGACAGACGATTATAAGGCGGCGTTTCAAAACTGGGCATTGGTGCAGGGCAATAATGGCATGATGTATGCAGCTAACAATTCGGGCGTGCTTGAATTTGATGGCGGGTCCTGGCAGCTTATTCCCACTTCCGAGGGCAATCCGGTGCGGTCCATGGCAAAGGATTCGAAAGGGCGCATTTATGTGGGTGGGTCGGGGGAAGTGGGTTACCTGGTTGCCAACGGTCAGAATCGAACCGTTTTCCATTCCCTGAAGAACAGGCTCAACCGTGCAGACTGGAATTTCGGGAATGTATGGTTCACATTTGCCGATAAGGGCTCAGTTTATTTTGTTTGCGATTTCCATATTCTCGAACTGGTTAACGGCAATTTCAAAGTCTGGAAGAGCAGCATGGGTGCGCTGGGATTTGCATGGATGATTCGTGGAACATTGTATGTGAGCGCGAGCGAACACGGTCTTTTAAAGAAGGAAAAAGATTCGCTCAAAGTGGTTGCAGGCGGGAGTGCATTCAAAGGAATGGGGCTCACCTGCTTGCTGCCTTTCGAGGGAAATAAGATGCTGGCGGTGGGGCTCAGTAAGGAATTTTATATTTATGACGGGTCAAAACTGGAACCATTTATCAGGGACGGAAAAAGGGTGCGGATCAAAGACGCGGTTTATCATGGTTTGCAGCTGAGCAGCGGCGATTATGCGCTGGCGACCACGGGTTCGGGGTTTTATCTGATGGACAGGAATGGCACGATCCGTAACAACATTGGTCGCAAAGATGGTTTGACCAGCGATGCGGCTTATTCTGTTTTCGAGGATGCGGAGGGAGATGTTTGGCTGGCCACCGACAATGGGATCAGCCGTCTGGAAATCAATTCACCATTGCGGGTTTTGAATGAAAATCACGGGCTGGACGAAAACCCTATGGATATAGAGGTTTTTAACAATAAGCTTTTTACGACAAACAGCAAAGGGATCTTTGCGCTGAATGGAATTTCTCCCCAGGGTGTATCCAAACCTTTCTTCAAAAAGATCGAAGGGATCAACAATCTGACGATGCATTGCCAGGCCTTTGGTAATGAGCTCATTGTCTCTAACTACGACGGTGTTTTTGTGTTGGACAAAAATGGGAACCGGTCACAACTAGCCAAAGAAAATGTAGTGCGCGTGGAGGAAGCGCGATCCGCACAAATGCCCGGACATTTATTGGTCGGACTGGAAGGCAATGGGCTTACCGAGCTGATTTTTGATCATGGCAAATGGGTGCAGGGCGGGAGGCGCGATGACATGCAATTTTATTCCGAAAGCTTCGCACGCGCGGCAGACGGGACGATTTTTATCAACAGCCGAAGAAACGGCATCTACGAAATGGCCTGGCAAAGGCCTGAAACGATACATTCGCTCCGCAATACATTCAACCTCATTCACCACGGACCGGAAAATGGGCTTTCATCCAATAAAATCCGCTGGCTGGAAAGGGTAGGGAACACGGTTTACGCTTCCACCGACGAGGCAATGCACCGTTTCAATCCATCCAGGGGGGGGTTTGAAATTGATTCGGTGCTTACTGCCGGCATTGCGCCATATAAGACCGGGTGGATCAACGAGATCGTCGCGGGCCAGGATGGAACGATGTGGTTTACACTTTATCATCATTATCAAAGCCACGTTTTCGAATATGGGAAAAATGGTTTGCACAAATTGCCAGTTTCGGGCAGACTTTCCGATGCGCTGATCTCCAAAGTGCATGATAACGGGGACGGATTTTTGCTTTTCGGGTCCAACAAATGGATTGTGCTTTTTGATAGAAACATGAAGACGGGAGCCGCGAAACCATTTAAAACGCTCATCAGGCAAGTTTCAATCAACAAGGATTCTTTGATCAATTTCCGCGATGCGCAGTCACCGCCTCATATAGCTTACGGGCATCAGGGACTTCGCTTTCAGTTTGCACTGCCAAGCTACGACCTTTCGGCCAAGAACGAGTTTCAGTATTATCTCGAAGGTTTTCACGATGACTGGTCGGCCTGGTCGGGCGAATCGTTTGCAGATTTCACCAGTTTGCCGGAGGGGAATTACGTTTTCCGTGTGCGGGGAAGAGACGTATATGGACATCCGGGGGCGGAAGACAGACTTGCATTTGCCATCCTTCCACCCTGGTATCGCACCTGGTGGTCGTTTGCCATGTATGCGCTTTTGCTGGGCGGGCTGGCTGCCGTGCTGGTCCGGTTCAGGGAAAGAAAATTACAAAGGGAAAAGCTGATACTGGAAAATACTGTCCTTGAACGAACCGAGAAAATCATGCGGCAAAGCGAAGAACTGAAAGAAATGGACCGCATGAAGTCCCGGTTTTTTGCCAATATTTCACACGAGTTCCGCACACCATTAACGCTCATTCTGGCACCGTTGGAGGAGGAATTAAGCCAAAAGCCGCCAGCTGAACAAGGCAGGCTGCTCATCATGAAGCGGTATGCCAACCGGTTGCTGGAACTGGTAAATCAGCTCCTGAACTTGTCCAAGCTGGAAGCCGGCAAAATGGAATTACAGGTTCAGCAAGGCAATTTAAATCGGTTCCTGAACATTCTGTCGTCTTCTTTTGATTCACTCGCGCAGCATAAGGAGATCGTTTTTACAACAAAGATTGTGTTACCGGCGGGTGCATTTTGGTTTGATCCCGATAAGTTGGAAAAGATCGTAACCAACTTGCTTTCCAACGCATTTAAGTTTACATCGGCGGCCGGGTCTGTGACATTTGAAGCGCATATCGAGGAAAAAGAAGGTCTGCAAAATCTTAACATTGCCGTTTCGGACACTGGAAGAGGCATTGCCGGGGACGAACAGAAACAGGTTTTTGAATCTTTTTACCAGGCGCGGCAGACCGTTGAAAACCAGGATGGCGGCACGGGTTTGGGGTTAGCGCTCGTTAAAGAGCTCGTGCGGTTGCATAAGGGAAGCATCAGATTGCAAAGCGAGCCTGGCAGGGGTTCCGTCTTCTCAATAGAAATACCCGTTCAGAAAGAGGCTTACGAGACTGGCCAGCGCGTAGAAGATAGATACAATGAATATGAGATGCCAATTTCGCAAACTACTTCCGATGTTTTTACAAAACCTGAGATAAAACAAGCTGAGGAGGACGGCCTCAGTATGGAAAACAGGGAAACGTTGCTGATCGTGGAGGACAATGCCGGGCTGAGGGATTATATGGCGTCGCTGCTCGAAAAAGATTACATTATTTACCAGGCGCCTGATGGAGCGGAAGCGCTTGCTTGTGCGCGCAAAGTACTGCCGAGCCTGATTATCAGCGATCTGATGATGCCAAATATGAATGGCATGGAGCTCACCGCGAACATTAAATCCGACGAGCGCACAAGCCACATCCCGGTAATATTACTGACAGCAAAAAGTGGCCATGAATCGCGTATGGATGGCTTGAAAACAGGCGCGGATGATTATCTTACCAAACCATTTTCCGTTGAAGAGTTGACCGTTCGGGTTAAAAATCT
It includes:
- a CDS encoding PepSY-associated TM helix domain-containing protein, with translation MKKNSLHRSLFKLHSWLGLFTGIFLILLGLSGSVLVFRTELDHFFNRDLLHVSSENPLPNDALKRCYDQITSRYPNLDGIAWVNPDDGPDEAYNFRMYFNDTRLMTYDLALISFNPYTGAILREGPATQFTPSFIEWLFQFHFSFQLGMPGAALTAIFGITMLFSLLSGAVVYRKMLWKVVTFKANINRKNWRTISSDLHRIIGVWSLVLNAVIFFTGFWMNLFAFKPKTWQNERVATKPNTHIAISPDEMYAKALAAMPDLEPTSVYLPTQPERRFEVRGYTKGQPKLWGIGNAVRMDQQTGDLIEISRLSEKPLGERVEATFFPLHVGNFGGLAVKMLYVLIGLTPGLLAITGFLLWWRGVKKPQTRLGDRANR
- a CDS encoding NAD(P)-dependent alcohol dehydrogenase, coding for MIESSNIKAYGTEAADAPLNQLGINRRKPTAHDVEIDILYCGVCHSDLHTAKNEWHGTQYPCVPGHEIVGKIVRVGDHVSKFKVGDLVGVGCLVDSCRECQYCQDGLEQFCEPGSTQTYNSPDKYLDTPTFGGYSESVVVDENFVLRIPENLDPAATAPLLCAGITTYSPLRHWNVGPGKKIGVVGIGGLGHMGIKIAKAMGAEVVAFTTSESKFGEAKRLGADEVVLSRDEEQMAAYRGKLHFILDAVSAEHDINAYLNLLRVDGSLALVGAPEHPLPVAAFSVIMGRKSFAGSMIGGIAETQEMLDFCGEHNIVADIEMIDMQYINDAYERLLKGDVKYRFVIDMASLKGNRQAV
- a CDS encoding FAD-dependent oxidoreductase, with protein sequence MENIINKNPGENNDGSQAVSIGRDGHNESLWQKSAVKENWNGALDPSVIYDTLIVGAGITGITTALLLQKAGHKCVIAEAHNPGYGTTGGTTAHINTFADTTFAEVEKAFDKQAAKQFAESIAESVALIAANVRTYNLDCDFRWQNAYVYAETDKEVDELKDLFESALRVGVTAEIADHAPAPVPYQKAVVFDKQAQFHPLKYITGLQKQFTDLGGIVLENTRIEEIESQDDFHIAKSGERQIKAKAVVYATHIPPGGVNVLHFRNAPYRSYVIAALLNDDNYPDALVYDMQDPYHYFRTHEIDGQKYLIAGGHDHKTGHGDPQQSFTDLINYTKRCYEVKSIHSQWSAQYYVPADGLPYIGHLPGASNGIYTATGFNGNGMILGTVSAIVLSDLILKGQSTYESLFNPGRVKPIAGFMETIKENADVIGRFIGDRFGLEEIESVSEIPVGSGEIVTYKDQKLAIYKDPHGKIHALNPVCTHTKCIVNWNNSEKTWDCPCHGARFDTEGVVLTGPARADLEKVNIGPQA
- a CDS encoding PQQ-dependent sugar dehydrogenase; this encodes MKKINSGFYPVFKSLIFSAVMLTLAVSCGDDDSFWDAMVPETDEEPTTTQVEGYVFYPAVQPATEANVAQLKVPAGFTVNKFAEGVGKPRILVVNSNGNVYASDREAGVVVMLTDANGDGIAEDKKTVATLKQVHGLTIYNGKMYMVTVREVYEAAMNADGTLGQPKMLINDLPDGGQHPNRTIAFGPDKKMYITVGSTCNSCVEPNPELATILRAEEDGSNRKIFASGLRNTIGFGWHPETSELWGMDHGIDWLGDDEQKEEVNQIKQNAHYGWPYIYGEGKYNPGTRPTGDTTYQQYLKKTTLPSLTYQAHAAPMSMAFYTGSMFPGEYKNDAFVAMRGSWNRSSPVGYRIVRMHFESGKPVRFEDFVTGFIVNNNRAHFGRLVGVAMHKDGSLLFSDDTNGVIYRVAYK
- a CDS encoding hybrid sensor histidine kinase/response regulator transcription factor, which codes for MKKLILLFALALGLDVAAQKPESPLGRIWQQSLPFITNYSTDDYKAAFQNWALVQGNNGMMYAANNSGVLEFDGGSWQLIPTSEGNPVRSMAKDSKGRIYVGGSGEVGYLVANGQNRTVFHSLKNRLNRADWNFGNVWFTFADKGSVYFVCDFHILELVNGNFKVWKSSMGALGFAWMIRGTLYVSASEHGLLKKEKDSLKVVAGGSAFKGMGLTCLLPFEGNKMLAVGLSKEFYIYDGSKLEPFIRDGKRVRIKDAVYHGLQLSSGDYALATTGSGFYLMDRNGTIRNNIGRKDGLTSDAAYSVFEDAEGDVWLATDNGISRLEINSPLRVLNENHGLDENPMDIEVFNNKLFTTNSKGIFALNGISPQGVSKPFFKKIEGINNLTMHCQAFGNELIVSNYDGVFVLDKNGNRSQLAKENVVRVEEARSAQMPGHLLVGLEGNGLTELIFDHGKWVQGGRRDDMQFYSESFARAADGTIFINSRRNGIYEMAWQRPETIHSLRNTFNLIHHGPENGLSSNKIRWLERVGNTVYASTDEAMHRFNPSRGGFEIDSVLTAGIAPYKTGWINEIVAGQDGTMWFTLYHHYQSHVFEYGKNGLHKLPVSGRLSDALISKVHDNGDGFLLFGSNKWIVLFDRNMKTGAAKPFKTLIRQVSINKDSLINFRDAQSPPHIAYGHQGLRFQFALPSYDLSAKNEFQYYLEGFHDDWSAWSGESFADFTSLPEGNYVFRVRGRDVYGHPGAEDRLAFAILPPWYRTWWSFAMYALLLGGLAAVLVRFRERKLQREKLILENTVLERTEKIMRQSEELKEMDRMKSRFFANISHEFRTPLTLILAPLEEELSQKPPAEQGRLLIMKRYANRLLELVNQLLNLSKLEAGKMELQVQQGNLNRFLNILSSSFDSLAQHKEIVFTTKIVLPAGAFWFDPDKLEKIVTNLLSNAFKFTSAAGSVTFEAHIEEKEGLQNLNIAVSDTGRGIAGDEQKQVFESFYQARQTVENQDGGTGLGLALVKELVRLHKGSIRLQSEPGRGSVFSIEIPVQKEAYETGQRVEDRYNEYEMPISQTTSDVFTKPEIKQAEEDGLSMENRETLLIVEDNAGLRDYMASLLEKDYIIYQAPDGAEALACARKVLPSLIISDLMMPNMNGMELTANIKSDERTSHIPVILLTAKSGHESRMDGLKTGADDYLTKPFSVEELTVRVKNLIDIRKKLVDRYRERIRVHVTTPEEMSLDDKFLMRAKEIVEANMEDVLFSVEKLAGEMNLSRTQLLRKLKALTGLTPNDFIRDLRLQKAAEMIRQKADTITQIGYAVGFNDQSYFSKSFKKEFGETPTEYAARISQKDA